From Psychroflexus torquis ATCC 700755, the proteins below share one genomic window:
- a CDS encoding O-methyltransferase, which yields MWFKIKAYLKFLWHSKNQHGIHSPFVYKLITQCFYNKHYFKAYGIWYSAQRKNLESKEILEVEDFGAKSKVFEGNRRPVSKIAEHVSISKKRARLMIRLVDYLSVEKALELGTSIGLGSFSIAGNGKTSLTTVEACRETSSFARQLFKSEGLENIYALSSSFSEYLSGFGSSENFEQANSKNKFDLVFIDGHHEGKITLNYFERLLAHKHNDSLFIFDDIHLSSSMEAAWEQIKVHKDVKVTIDTFQWGLVFFRQEQVKQDFVIRV from the coding sequence ATGTGGTTCAAAATAAAGGCGTATTTAAAATTTTTGTGGCATTCCAAAAACCAACATGGCATACATTCCCCTTTTGTTTACAAATTGATCACTCAGTGCTTTTATAATAAGCACTATTTTAAAGCTTATGGAATTTGGTACAGTGCACAAAGAAAAAATTTAGAATCCAAAGAGATACTTGAAGTTGAAGATTTTGGGGCGAAATCAAAAGTTTTTGAGGGGAATAGGAGACCTGTCTCTAAAATTGCCGAACATGTTTCAATATCAAAGAAGCGGGCTCGACTAATGATTCGCCTTGTCGATTACCTTTCTGTAGAAAAAGCACTAGAACTAGGAACTTCTATTGGACTTGGGAGTTTCAGTATTGCAGGAAATGGAAAAACAAGTTTGACAACAGTGGAGGCTTGTCGAGAAACTTCTTCCTTTGCAAGGCAACTTTTTAAAAGTGAAGGCCTTGAAAATATTTATGCACTATCTTCTTCATTTTCTGAGTATTTGTCAGGCTTTGGCTCTAGTGAGAATTTTGAACAGGCAAATTCAAAAAATAAGTTTGATTTGGTTTTTATAGACGGGCATCACGAGGGCAAAATCACCTTAAATTATTTTGAACGCTTATTAGCCCATAAACACAACGACAGCCTTTTTATTTTCGATGACATTCATTTGTCATCTTCTATGGAAGCAGCTTGGGAGCAGATAAAAGTTCATAAGGACGTAAAAGTCACCATCGACACTTTTCAGTGGGGGCTTGTATTTTTTAGACAGGAACAAGTCAAACAAGATTTTGTAATTCGTGTCTGA